One genomic region from Candidatus Bathyarchaeia archaeon encodes:
- the glnA gene encoding type I glutamate--ammonia ligase — translation MKNADHVLLHFTDLLGFLKGRTIPVEEVENAIVEGVGFDGSSLIGGVGIEESDMIMKPDITTFTVCPYYFYDKSIVSFICNLYTPEGRRFEGDPRYICQKTLEKLAAEGYAPTAAAELEFYLVQRTANGDFQPVENHLIDKQRYFDIAPGRDVTEAFRMELTNALFTMGIEVERQHHEVGAAQNEITFKYSNPVTTSDNIVRYKFAAKAVADRKYGWIATFMPKPWFGKPGSGMHVHLGLFDAKTGRNIFYDKDGYAHLSQKCRYFIGGILEHARALCAVVAPTVNSYKRLVPGYEAPVYITWSRKNRSALIRVPEYFPGKESEARIEFRCPDPLCNPYLAYAVIFEAGLDGIKRKIEPGDPVDVNVYHLSETKRKELGIKVLPSSLKEALEELKSDDICIKALGKENAEKYLELKMQEWREYEPHMPKDDKGAVTLWELQKYIYA, via the coding sequence ATGAAAAACGCTGACCATGTTCTTTTGCATTTCACAGATCTGCTTGGTTTTTTAAAGGGTAGGACTATTCCCGTTGAGGAAGTGGAAAACGCCATAGTTGAGGGTGTCGGCTTTGATGGTTCATCGTTGATTGGCGGGGTTGGCATAGAAGAAAGCGACATGATTATGAAACCTGACATAACCACTTTCACGGTTTGCCCATACTATTTCTATGACAAAAGTATTGTGAGCTTTATTTGCAACTTATACACGCCGGAAGGCAGGCGCTTTGAAGGAGACCCGCGATATATATGCCAAAAAACCCTTGAAAAATTGGCGGCTGAGGGATACGCGCCGACGGCAGCCGCGGAGTTGGAATTCTACCTTGTGCAAAGAACCGCTAATGGCGATTTCCAACCTGTTGAAAATCACCTCATAGACAAACAGCGTTATTTTGACATAGCTCCGGGCAGGGATGTTACTGAAGCCTTCAGAATGGAGTTGACCAATGCGCTCTTTACAATGGGCATAGAGGTTGAGAGGCAGCACCATGAGGTCGGTGCAGCTCAAAATGAAATAACTTTCAAGTACTCCAATCCGGTGACAACGTCGGATAATATTGTACGTTATAAGTTTGCGGCTAAGGCTGTTGCTGACAGAAAATATGGATGGATAGCCACTTTCATGCCCAAACCATGGTTTGGAAAACCCGGGAGCGGCATGCATGTCCATCTCGGACTTTTCGACGCGAAGACTGGAAGAAACATCTTCTATGACAAGGATGGCTACGCTCATTTGTCACAGAAGTGCCGCTATTTCATAGGCGGAATCCTTGAGCACGCAAGGGCTTTATGCGCAGTTGTAGCGCCCACGGTCAACAGTTATAAGAGGCTTGTGCCAGGCTATGAGGCTCCGGTCTATATTACTTGGAGCAGGAAAAACCGTTCAGCCTTAATCCGAGTGCCAGAATACTTCCCAGGGAAGGAGAGTGAAGCCAGAATAGAATTCCGATGTCCAGACCCGCTCTGTAATCCGTATTTGGCATATGCCGTAATCTTCGAAGCTGGTTTAGACGGTATTAAAAGGAAGATAGAGCCAGGCGATCCTGTTGACGTGAATGTTTATCATCTGAGCGAGACAAAGCGAAAAGAGCTTGGAATTAAAGTACTGCCAAGCTCACTTAAAGAAGCCTTGGAAGAACTGAAAAGCGACGACATTTGCATAAAGGCTTTGGGTAAAGAAAACGCGGAGAAATATTTGGAGCTTAAAATGCAAGAGTGGCGTGAATACGAGCCCCACATGCCCAAAGATGATAAAGGCGCAGTTACGCTTTGGGAGCTGCAAAAGTACATCTACGCCTAA
- a CDS encoding Trm112 family protein: protein MKRKLMEILACPIDKHHPLELYVFEEKDEIVEGLIVCPKCLRWYPIRDEIPEMLPDELRKEDEDLPFLKKWKEKVPEKILLEGKPFNLKRK from the coding sequence ATCAAAAGGAAATTGATGGAAATACTCGCATGCCCCATTGATAAACACCATCCACTTGAACTTTATGTTTTTGAGGAAAAGGACGAAATCGTTGAAGGCCTAATTGTTTGTCCAAAATGCCTAAGATGGTATCCGATTCGCGACGAAATTCCGGAAATGCTCCCGGACGAGCTACGCAAAGAGGACGAAGACTTGCCCTTCCTTAAAAAATGGAAGGAGAAAGTTCCAGAGAAGATTCTTCTCGAAGGGAAACCATTTAACTTAAAGAGGAAGTAG
- a CDS encoding creatininase family protein, translated as MKVLLHEMSWVEAKEYFGRNDIAIVPVGSNEQHGPQNPLGTDHFIAKAIAEEAAKRAKVLCLQVIPFGVSHHHRQFWGTIHVSPKTLKAYVKDVCLSLNYYGVKKIVIVNGHGGNLNALTELARELREKGIFVSVFQWWPAAGKLFPDIFKPEERGHAGAEETSVNLALHPHLVNMDRALDEEVRGHIAEVEGVTLPLDTADRTSSGVFGRSTTASADKGKQVFEAVVNELVKHIDLLKKAKVEDLMAKSRI; from the coding sequence ATGAAAGTTCTACTTCATGAGATGAGTTGGGTGGAGGCAAAGGAATATTTTGGCAGAAATGATATAGCCATCGTTCCAGTGGGCTCCAATGAACAGCATGGTCCCCAAAACCCCCTCGGAACAGACCATTTTATTGCCAAGGCAATAGCCGAGGAAGCTGCCAAACGTGCAAAGGTTCTCTGTTTGCAAGTTATTCCTTTCGGCGTAAGCCACCACCATAGACAGTTTTGGGGCACAATTCATGTTTCACCTAAAACCCTAAAAGCCTACGTGAAAGATGTTTGCCTATCCCTAAACTATTATGGCGTAAAGAAAATTGTCATTGTTAATGGGCACGGCGGAAACCTGAACGCCCTAACCGAGCTAGCTAGAGAGTTAAGAGAAAAAGGGATTTTCGTCTCAGTTTTTCAATGGTGGCCCGCCGCTGGAAAGCTTTTTCCAGACATATTTAAGCCGGAGGAGAGGGGACACGCTGGTGCTGAGGAAACTTCTGTAAATTTGGCTTTACACCCGCATCTAGTAAACATGGATAGGGCTTTGGACGAGGAGGTGCGCGGGCACATCGCAGAGGTTGAAGGCGTAACCCTTCCATTGGACACTGCGGATCGCACAAGTTCAGGAGTTTTCGGCAGGTCAACAACAGCTTCAGCGGATAAGGGTAAACAGGTTTTTGAAGCGGTGGTTAACGAACTTGTTAAACACATCGATTTGCTGAAAAAGGCGAAAGTTGAGGATTTGATGGCTAAATCGAGGATTTAA
- the glmM gene encoding phosphoglucosamine mutase, whose product MLSQRRLFGTNGIRGLVNKELTPELAITIGSAIGTYFNCGDLLVGHDARTSSPMLAKAVIAGLNAAGCDVLVAGMAPTPALQYAVKSHTFDGGVIITASHNPPEYNGIKVVWSDGIEIAREQEIEIESIFFDNKIRYAEWDKIGEVQNLMGIIEEYVEAIKGHVDTAKIASKHYHVVVDAANSVAALAVPKLLRELGCRVTTINANIDGTFPARPPEPRPENLGDLASTVKAVGADLGVAFDGDADRSIFVDERGEIHWGDKTFALVEKHFLLQNPGEKIVSPISSSTLVKDIADAYGGEIVWTKVGSVIVSHTMKKLNAKLGGEENGGIFYGPHQPVRDGAMATALILGIMAETGKKLSSLLDELPKYFIEKDKVECPEQLKEKVLEKLVEQTKGPNISTIDGVKIWFEDKSSILVRPSGTEPLYRLYAEAKTKEKALKLVQDYSLKLKRIINSLKG is encoded by the coding sequence GTGTTAAGCCAAAGGAGACTGTTTGGAACCAATGGGATTCGTGGGCTGGTTAATAAGGAGTTAACCCCGGAGCTTGCGATTACCATTGGAAGCGCCATAGGCACATACTTTAATTGCGGGGATTTGCTTGTTGGACATGACGCCAGAACAAGCAGCCCCATGCTTGCAAAAGCTGTAATAGCGGGTTTAAATGCCGCTGGCTGTGACGTGTTAGTTGCTGGAATGGCGCCAACGCCAGCACTACAATATGCGGTGAAAAGCCACACGTTTGATGGCGGAGTTATTATAACCGCTTCTCATAACCCCCCAGAATACAACGGGATAAAAGTTGTCTGGAGTGATGGAATAGAAATTGCAAGAGAACAGGAAATAGAAATTGAAAGCATATTCTTCGACAACAAGATTCGTTATGCGGAATGGGACAAAATAGGAGAAGTTCAAAACCTTATGGGAATTATTGAGGAATATGTGGAAGCTATAAAAGGGCATGTGGACACAGCCAAAATAGCAAGTAAGCATTATCACGTGGTGGTTGACGCCGCAAACAGCGTTGCCGCGCTTGCAGTTCCCAAACTCCTCAGAGAGCTTGGCTGCCGTGTCACAACTATAAACGCGAATATCGATGGAACATTCCCAGCAAGACCGCCTGAACCGCGACCTGAAAACCTTGGAGATTTGGCTTCAACCGTTAAGGCTGTGGGCGCAGACTTGGGAGTAGCCTTTGATGGAGACGCTGACCGCTCAATATTTGTTGATGAAAGGGGAGAAATCCACTGGGGCGACAAAACCTTCGCCCTCGTTGAAAAACACTTTCTACTGCAGAATCCCGGCGAAAAAATTGTTTCGCCCATAAGTTCATCAACCCTAGTGAAGGATATTGCAGACGCCTATGGTGGCGAAATAGTTTGGACAAAAGTCGGAAGCGTCATTGTTTCGCATACAATGAAAAAGTTGAATGCGAAGCTGGGCGGAGAGGAAAATGGCGGAATCTTTTACGGACCACATCAGCCAGTTAGAGACGGTGCAATGGCAACAGCCTTAATATTGGGCATAATGGCTGAAACAGGTAAGAAACTTTCAAGTCTTCTCGATGAGTTGCCCAAATACTTTATTGAGAAGGACAAGGTTGAATGCCCAGAACAGCTTAAGGAAAAAGTTTTAGAAAAACTTGTCGAACAGACAAAGGGACCAAACATAAGCACCATTGACGGAGTAAAAATCTGGTTTGAGGATAAGAGCTCCATCCTCGTTAGACCGAGCGGAACAGAGCCGCTGTACCGGCTTTATGCAGAAGCAAAAACAAAAGAAAAAGCCCTAAAGCTTGTTCAAGATTACAGTTTAAAACTTAAAAGGATAATCAACAGCTTAAAAGGCTAA
- the guaA gene encoding glutamine-hydrolyzing GMP synthase — MHLKYDTILVLDFGGQYCHLIGRRVRENGVYSEIVPHDIKIEEIRLLGEKFNIKGLILSGGPASVFDANAPKPDKRIFDLGLPVLGLCYGHQLIAQIFGGKVGPAKRKEFGSTYAIIGKPVGVLKDLNRKERVWMSHSDTVFSVPPEFDVLAHTQNCPVAAFKHKTRPIYGLQWHPEVVHTVNGAKMLHNFIFEVCGCVANWRMEDIINKMVEEVRKEVGDGKAIIALSGGIDSSVATAIAAKAIGEKLTAVFVNHGFMRENEPDFVKNTFQKLKINLVIVNAQERFFERLKGVTDPEMKRKIIGEEFIRVFEEVAEKVGAEYLIQGTIYPDRIESGFRRFSDKIKTHHNVAGLPTKIKFKKIVEPLRDLYKDEVRRVAKIIGLPKEIVFRQPFPGPGLAVRVVGEITKEKVEIVRKADRIVREEFEKSGLKERLWQYFAVLTNTKATGVKGDTRAYGYVVAIRAVESREAMTASFARIPYKVLEKVSTRITSEIPEVVRVVYDITHKPPATIEWE, encoded by the coding sequence ATACACTTGAAATACGATACCATACTAGTATTGGACTTCGGCGGGCAATACTGTCACCTCATTGGGAGGCGGGTTAGAGAGAACGGCGTATATTCGGAAATTGTTCCCCACGACATAAAAATTGAGGAAATACGGCTTCTAGGCGAAAAGTTTAACATTAAAGGGTTAATTCTGTCTGGCGGTCCTGCAAGCGTTTTTGATGCAAATGCGCCAAAGCCAGACAAGCGTATTTTTGATTTAGGACTACCTGTTTTAGGTTTATGCTATGGGCATCAGCTTATAGCTCAAATTTTCGGTGGGAAAGTTGGCCCAGCCAAGCGGAAAGAGTTCGGCTCAACCTATGCAATAATAGGCAAGCCTGTTGGCGTTCTAAAGGATTTAAACAGGAAAGAGCGGGTTTGGATGAGCCACAGCGATACAGTCTTTTCAGTCCCCCCAGAATTTGATGTTTTAGCTCATACTCAAAATTGCCCAGTTGCCGCCTTCAAGCATAAAACCAGACCAATTTACGGTTTACAGTGGCATCCAGAAGTGGTGCACACGGTAAATGGAGCTAAAATGCTGCACAATTTTATCTTTGAAGTGTGTGGTTGTGTTGCCAACTGGAGGATGGAAGACATTATAAATAAAATGGTTGAGGAAGTTAGGAAAGAGGTTGGTGACGGCAAAGCTATAATAGCCCTAAGTGGAGGCATAGACTCCAGCGTAGCCACAGCCATAGCAGCCAAGGCAATAGGAGAGAAACTAACAGCAGTTTTTGTTAACCACGGATTCATGAGGGAAAACGAGCCAGATTTTGTTAAGAACACCTTCCAAAAACTCAAAATAAACCTTGTTATTGTAAACGCGCAAGAAAGATTCTTTGAAAGGCTTAAAGGCGTAACCGACCCAGAAATGAAAAGGAAGATTATAGGCGAAGAGTTCATCAGAGTTTTTGAAGAAGTTGCGGAAAAAGTTGGCGCAGAATACCTCATCCAAGGAACTATTTACCCAGATAGAATTGAATCCGGTTTCCGAAGGTTTTCAGACAAAATCAAGACGCATCATAACGTTGCTGGGCTCCCAACAAAAATCAAGTTTAAGAAAATTGTTGAGCCTTTGAGAGATTTATACAAGGACGAAGTTCGCAGAGTCGCCAAAATAATTGGGTTGCCAAAAGAAATAGTTTTTAGGCAGCCTTTTCCCGGTCCTGGGCTTGCAGTACGAGTTGTAGGTGAAATAACTAAAGAGAAGGTTGAGATTGTTAGGAAGGCGGACAGAATTGTGAGGGAGGAATTCGAGAAAAGTGGCTTAAAAGAGCGATTGTGGCAGTATTTTGCGGTTTTGACAAACACGAAAGCCACTGGTGTTAAGGGCGACACTAGAGCTTATGGCTATGTCGTAGCCATCCGAGCTGTGGAAAGTCGCGAGGCTATGACGGCGAGTTTTGCAAGAATTCCCTACAAGGTTTTAGAAAAAGTCTCCACGAGGATAACCAGCGAAATACCAGAAGTTGTTAGGGTGGTGTATGACATTACCCATAAGCCGCCTGCAACTATAGAATGGGAATGA
- a CDS encoding class I SAM-dependent methyltransferase family protein, protein MKKRLKILLSEVLPPEEISYIYNSYDVVGDIAIIRLTEKSRKYSQIIAETIMRVHKNVRTVLAQTSPIRGDYRLRNLEHIAGEKRTKTIHKESGCLFSVDVDKCYFSPRLFYERMRIAKLVRDGENVVNMFAGVGCFSLVIAKHSNAAKIYSIDVNPTAVRYMRENVKLNRAFGRVIPIEGDAKEIIQKMLHNVADRVLMPLPEKALEYLPYALLALKEGGGWIHYYDFEHAGKGENAIEKTKLKVAQRLEGLGAKFEIRFGKVVRTTGPNWYQIVLDIKASSSRHVLSNNSLENQMFYIT, encoded by the coding sequence GTGAAGAAACGTTTGAAAATACTCCTATCGGAAGTTCTTCCGCCAGAGGAAATATCCTACATCTACAATTCCTACGATGTTGTGGGGGATATTGCCATCATACGTTTGACTGAAAAATCCAGAAAGTATAGTCAAATAATTGCCGAGACCATTATGCGGGTTCATAAAAATGTTAGGACTGTTCTGGCGCAGACAAGCCCAATTCGTGGAGATTATAGGCTTCGGAATTTGGAGCATATAGCTGGAGAAAAGAGGACAAAAACCATTCATAAAGAGTCTGGCTGCCTTTTTTCAGTGGACGTGGATAAGTGCTATTTTTCTCCCAGACTCTTCTACGAGAGGATGCGGATTGCCAAACTTGTTAGGGATGGAGAAAACGTCGTGAACATGTTTGCTGGGGTGGGGTGCTTCTCGCTGGTGATTGCCAAACACTCAAACGCTGCAAAAATCTACTCAATAGATGTTAACCCAACAGCCGTTCGGTATATGAGGGAGAATGTTAAGCTGAACAGAGCCTTTGGCAGAGTTATCCCAATAGAGGGAGACGCTAAAGAGATTATCCAAAAAATGCTGCATAACGTAGCCGATAGAGTGTTAATGCCACTGCCAGAAAAAGCCTTGGAATATCTACCCTACGCCCTCTTAGCTCTAAAAGAGGGCGGCGGTTGGATACACTACTACGATTTTGAACATGCTGGTAAAGGAGAAAACGCCATTGAAAAAACTAAATTGAAAGTTGCACAAAGACTCGAGGGTTTAGGAGCCAAATTTGAAATTCGCTTCGGCAAGGTTGTCCGCACAACCGGTCCAAACTGGTACCAAATTGTTTTAGATATCAAAGCATCTTCGAGTCGCCATGTGCTGTCTAACAATTCTTTGGAGAATCAAATGTTTTATATTACTTGA
- a CDS encoding nucleotide sugar dehydrogenase — protein sequence MVGIVDCGRIGLLHACLFAEAGFRVICVDSDQATVERLLKGKVPFLKHEIEPVLQKSLASGRLKVTNDLKAVTSQGDILIVTTSVVISDKGEVDYSPLEKILKLIGPSLRKEMLVIITSIVGIGMMEGLFKEILESSSGFKAGSDFQLAYSPILFPERQTLKSLTSCRRIVAASDEASLEAALNVIKAVTNAGVIKTRDVKTAEAAVLFEAVFQNVNSALNNEFALFCEKLGIDYPAVRDLLSSAINMHTQPTSTNEAFRILLEEAENLNLKLRISETAMELNEEFLRHGVELIRDALKNCGKPLRRAKIALLGLSQTPNTADIPKDYVKKIISILEKKGAKLTLYDPYLSGRTLTDLEHTPIRKSLAEAVEGADCMVVVTGHDQLKKLNLRRLKLLSKMPAAIVDFESVLDPVEVEAEGFIYRGYGRGVWKR from the coding sequence GTGGTCGGCATAGTTGACTGTGGGCGTATAGGGCTTCTCCACGCTTGTCTTTTTGCCGAGGCGGGCTTTAGGGTTATATGCGTTGACAGCGACCAGGCTACTGTAGAGCGTTTACTAAAAGGCAAAGTTCCATTCCTAAAACACGAAATAGAGCCGGTTCTTCAGAAAAGTTTGGCAAGCGGAAGGCTAAAAGTTACCAATGATTTAAAAGCTGTAACATCCCAAGGCGACATCTTAATAGTTACCACCTCTGTTGTTATAAGCGATAAGGGTGAAGTGGACTATTCTCCCTTGGAAAAAATTCTAAAATTGATAGGCCCAAGCCTTCGAAAGGAAATGTTGGTCATTATCACAAGCATTGTTGGAATAGGTATGATGGAGGGGCTCTTTAAAGAGATTCTTGAAAGCTCCTCAGGATTTAAAGCCGGTTCGGATTTTCAATTGGCCTATAGTCCAATATTATTTCCGGAGAGACAAACACTTAAGAGCCTAACAAGTTGTAGAAGGATTGTCGCAGCGTCGGATGAGGCTAGTTTAGAGGCCGCATTAAACGTCATAAAAGCTGTAACAAATGCCGGCGTCATTAAAACTAGGGATGTGAAGACAGCGGAAGCGGCTGTTCTTTTCGAGGCTGTTTTCCAAAATGTTAATTCTGCATTAAATAACGAGTTCGCTCTTTTCTGCGAAAAGCTTGGCATAGACTACCCAGCAGTTCGTGACCTTTTAAGTTCTGCTATAAACATGCATACGCAACCAACGTCAACAAATGAGGCTTTTAGAATATTGTTGGAAGAAGCTGAAAACCTTAACCTTAAACTTCGCATTTCAGAAACTGCAATGGAGTTGAACGAGGAATTTTTGAGGCATGGAGTTGAACTTATCCGAGATGCGCTTAAAAACTGTGGAAAACCATTAAGAAGAGCAAAAATTGCACTACTTGGGCTTTCCCAAACACCAAACACCGCAGACATTCCCAAAGATTATGTAAAGAAAATCATTAGCATACTTGAGAAGAAGGGAGCAAAACTGACGCTTTATGACCCATATCTTTCCGGGAGAACCTTAACAGACCTAGAGCACACACCCATAAGAAAAAGTTTGGCAGAAGCTGTGGAGGGTGCAGACTGCATGGTAGTAGTTACAGGGCACGATCAGCTTAAAAAACTGAATTTAAGGAGGCTTAAGCTTTTGTCAAAAATGCCAGCGGCAATTGTCGACTTTGAAAGTGTCTTGGACCCCGTGGAAGTTGAGGCTGAAGGCTTTATATACCGTGGTTATGGGAGAGGTGTTTGGAAGAGATGA
- a CDS encoding NDP-sugar synthase: MKALILAGGFATRLRPLSCTRPKILFPVLNKPLLEWTLESLSKSGIREAILAVNHQTAFHIKNSKFSRDKVKIVYSYDPPKKPLGTGGAIKHAEKLLKGDNFLVVNGDIFTSINYAEIIRKHEERDAVATIALCTVKDPSRYGVAELADNGKIERFIEKPPPGTFPSNLINAGIYVLSHEIFKYIQTGRKVSLEREVFPKLVEEGKLFGYVFDGLWTDIGKAEDYLEINKILLDSLRGRHENVIKGDGKIKEPIFCDLSATIGEGSTIGPYAVLGKNVSVGRNAHIKNSVIFSSVSISDDSLINGAIIGENVVVGKRVKISSNCVIGDYAVIGDNVSLAEGVSICPAKEVFHDVSESKCII, translated from the coding sequence TTGAAGGCATTAATTCTAGCGGGAGGATTTGCAACCCGGCTTAGACCCCTAAGCTGTACAAGACCCAAAATTCTATTCCCAGTGCTTAACAAGCCGCTTTTAGAATGGACCCTTGAAAGCCTATCAAAAAGTGGGATAAGAGAGGCGATATTGGCAGTTAATCATCAAACAGCCTTTCACATAAAAAATTCCAAGTTTTCGAGGGACAAAGTGAAAATTGTATACTCGTATGACCCTCCTAAAAAGCCTCTTGGAACAGGCGGCGCAATAAAACATGCTGAAAAACTCTTGAAAGGCGACAATTTTCTGGTTGTGAATGGCGACATCTTCACCAGCATAAACTATGCTGAAATAATTAGGAAACATGAGGAAAGAGATGCTGTTGCAACAATAGCCTTATGCACTGTTAAAGATCCAAGTCGATATGGGGTTGCAGAACTCGCCGATAACGGCAAAATAGAAAGGTTTATTGAGAAACCTCCGCCTGGAACGTTTCCATCAAACCTTATAAACGCTGGAATATACGTTCTCAGCCACGAAATTTTCAAATATATCCAAACTGGAAGAAAGGTTTCTCTTGAGCGTGAGGTATTTCCAAAGCTTGTGGAGGAAGGCAAGCTTTTTGGCTACGTGTTCGATGGTCTATGGACTGACATTGGTAAGGCTGAAGATTATTTGGAGATAAACAAGATTCTGCTGGATAGCCTTCGTGGGAGACATGAGAACGTGATAAAGGGTGACGGGAAGATAAAAGAGCCTATATTTTGTGATTTAAGCGCTACAATTGGGGAAGGCTCAACCATTGGACCATACGCGGTTCTCGGGAAAAACGTTAGCGTGGGAAGGAACGCTCACATAAAAAACTCGGTCATCTTTTCAAGCGTCTCTATTTCTGATGATTCTTTAATAAATGGAGCCATAATTGGTGAGAATGTTGTTGTGGGTAAAAGGGTTAAAATTAGCAGTAACTGTGTTATAGGGGATTACGCGGTTATAGGGGATAATGTTTCACTGGCTGAAGGAGTTTCAATTTGCCCAGCCAAAGAAGTTTTCCATGATGTATCAGAATCAAAATGCATTATTTAA
- a CDS encoding DNA-directed RNA polymerase subunit P → MEKITTGIVYECLRCGAKVSTEELELRGGEIKCTVCGYRVLKKIRPPVVKRVQAR, encoded by the coding sequence ATGGAGAAAATAACAACGGGTATTGTCTACGAGTGTTTGCGCTGTGGAGCAAAAGTTTCCACAGAAGAGCTTGAACTCCGCGGCGGAGAAATAAAATGTACCGTTTGCGGCTACAGAGTCTTGAAAAAGATAAGGCCGCCTGTTGTGAAGCGTGTACAAGCGAGATAA
- a CDS encoding Lrp/AsnC family transcriptional regulator translates to MNGANVRGSAPKEGSEKRVIKGEELNEVDAKILRALTLDARLSSRQLAKQCGVSTSTALSRVKKLEEAGIIKGYAALLDHEKLGYALTVVVEITVSKGRLLEVESEIAKLPNVCCVYDVTGLIDAIVIAKFKNREELSKFAKRLLAMPYVERTNTHVVLTTIKEDFRII, encoded by the coding sequence ATGAATGGTGCAAATGTTCGAGGGTCAGCCCCCAAGGAAGGTAGCGAAAAGCGTGTCATAAAAGGGGAAGAATTAAACGAGGTTGACGCGAAAATTTTGAGGGCTTTAACTTTGGATGCGAGGCTTTCCTCAAGGCAGCTGGCTAAGCAGTGTGGCGTATCCACAAGCACAGCTCTATCAAGAGTAAAGAAACTGGAAGAAGCTGGTATAATAAAAGGGTACGCAGCCCTACTGGACCACGAGAAACTTGGCTACGCCCTAACCGTCGTAGTCGAAATAACAGTTTCAAAAGGAAGACTTTTAGAAGTGGAAAGCGAAATTGCAAAACTTCCCAACGTCTGCTGTGTCTACGACGTAACAGGACTGATAGACGCCATAGTCATAGCCAAATTCAAAAACAGAGAAGAACTAAGCAAATTTGCAAAACGCTTGTTGGCAATGCCCTACGTAGAAAGAACAAACACCCACGTAGTGCTAACAACAATAAAAGAAGATTTCAGAATAATCTAA
- a CDS encoding Gfo/Idh/MocA family oxidoreductase produces the protein MKKLGVAVIGTGFWGRNHARVFTELEETELLAVCDINAERAKAVAKQFGVKAYANTAKMLKRKDVEVVSVCTWSTSLAKEALKALRAGKHVLVEKPMAANSKQAETLLRTAEKEGLNLSVGFLMRFIPGLQYIRKAIGSQDIGELVCATAKRVSEWPERIGDVGVVKDLAIHDIDVMRYLFDDDPVAVYAKTGNMRHKKFEDYAHIMLTFEHGKNAFIEANWLTPYKTRVLVVTGSKAIAKLDYITQELTIETAEKTVQPRIPWQEPLKLELQHFARCVLGKEKPLITGWDGLKALKIAEAALKSSKTGRLVKLK, from the coding sequence ATGAAAAAACTCGGAGTCGCTGTTATCGGAACCGGGTTCTGGGGAAGGAACCACGCAAGAGTTTTCACCGAACTGGAGGAAACAGAGCTTTTGGCTGTTTGCGATATTAATGCTGAAAGGGCAAAAGCTGTTGCCAAACAGTTTGGCGTTAAAGCTTATGCTAACACGGCAAAAATGTTGAAGAGAAAAGACGTTGAAGTTGTCAGCGTTTGCACATGGTCAACAAGCCTTGCAAAAGAGGCCTTGAAAGCATTAAGGGCTGGAAAGCATGTCTTGGTTGAGAAGCCTATGGCTGCAAACTCCAAACAAGCCGAAACTTTACTAAGGACCGCAGAGAAGGAAGGACTAAACCTTTCAGTCGGCTTTCTAATGCGTTTTATTCCCGGGCTCCAGTATATTAGAAAAGCTATTGGAAGCCAAGATATAGGCGAACTTGTCTGCGCCACAGCTAAGAGGGTTTCAGAATGGCCTGAAAGAATAGGAGATGTTGGAGTGGTAAAAGACCTAGCGATTCACGACATAGATGTGATGCGCTACTTATTTGACGATGACCCTGTGGCGGTTTACGCGAAAACTGGTAACATGAGACATAAAAAGTTCGAGGATTACGCCCACATAATGCTAACTTTTGAGCATGGGAAAAACGCCTTTATTGAGGCGAACTGGTTAACCCCCTACAAGACAAGGGTTCTCGTAGTGACCGGAAGCAAGGCCATAGCAAAACTCGACTACATCACGCAGGAATTAACAATAGAGACGGCGGAGAAAACCGTTCAGCCGAGAATTCCGTGGCAGGAGCCCTTAAAACTTGAGCTTCAACACTTTGCAAGATGCGTCCTTGGAAAAGAAAAGCCGTTAATAACGGGATGGGACGGCTTAAAGGCTTTAAAAATTGCTGAGGCTGCGCTTAAATCCTCTAAAACTGGTAGACTTGTTAAGCTTAAGTGA